From the genome of Methanococcoides methylutens, one region includes:
- a CDS encoding YwbE family protein, which yields MSAGNTRANIKIGAKVGIVLKKDQRSGKITHGIVKRILTKSSSHPHGIKVQLEDGQVGRVKEILS from the coding sequence ATGAGTGCAGGCAACACCAGGGCAAATATCAAAATTGGAGCAAAAGTAGGGATCGTCTTAAAGAAAGATCAACGATCCGGCAAAATAACTCACGGAATTGTCAAGAGAATCCTAACGAAATCTTCTTCACATCCCCATGGAATAAAGGTTCAGCTGGAGGATGGTCAGGTTGGGAGAGTAAAAGAAATACTTTCATAA
- a CDS encoding DUF5830 family protein has product MKHPKTIQKGLDYIVAMDATELSPLEIRELLRKTVTKRFDIIDQIMSAARKEGIITDKDGMCHFTYEANDLEFYKPKIIRSKEINSCRCCGKSMKESHYIELKSGLLGPYGSKCVRKLYLDYLFE; this is encoded by the coding sequence ATGAAACATCCAAAGACTATCCAAAAAGGACTGGACTATATCGTAGCAATGGATGCAACAGAATTGTCTCCACTTGAGATCAGAGAGCTGCTGCGTAAAACAGTGACCAAACGCTTTGATATCATCGATCAGATAATGTCAGCTGCCAGAAAGGAAGGTATCATAACTGATAAAGATGGCATGTGCCACTTCACTTATGAGGCAAACGATCTGGAATTTTACAAACCAAAAATTATACGCTCAAAAGAGATCAACAGCTGTAGATGTTGTGGTAAGAGCATGAAAGAAAGTCACTACATAGAATTAAAATCCGGGTTGCTTGGTCCATACGGTTCCAAATGTGTCAGGAAGCTCTATCTGGATTATTTGTTTGAATAA
- a CDS encoding glycosyltransferase family 2 protein: MKLTMVIPSYWGRESNVGWLEGDSVYDHATPLDSDGTLGRAIESTAILEDTDFELVILVAPNNAEITDQVEQKVREIIRSSSNGNIKVHMFGPSHLEKLHEELKNGGMTEYCDLLSLTGYSNIRNMCLFIPHIMNSDVALLIDDDEVFEDPQFISKAKEFIGNHHDGKLINAIAGYYLQPDGDYLVGAPDSPWTRYWNKNACMNEGFEQVIGTSPRLKETPFVFGGNMVIHRDLFMEVPFDPMVPRGEDIDYLMNARMFGHSFFLDNELAIKHIPPAKSHPTWKRVREDIYRFVYERAKLMSQKKTDGMTILSVEDMGCYPGNFLGDDLEEKIANACRLLSEEYLGKGDAVGSKEALRNIELSLDDAIPDLEPFGHLCQLQKRWSELMLYTDEREGLDSIIDGAL; the protein is encoded by the coding sequence TTGAAACTAACAATGGTTATTCCCAGTTACTGGGGAAGAGAAAGCAATGTGGGATGGCTTGAAGGTGATTCTGTATATGATCATGCCACTCCGCTGGATTCTGATGGAACACTTGGACGCGCCATCGAAAGTACAGCAATACTTGAAGACACGGACTTCGAGCTGGTCATACTTGTCGCTCCGAATAATGCAGAGATCACCGACCAAGTGGAGCAGAAGGTAAGAGAGATCATCAGGTCCTCTTCAAATGGTAATATCAAAGTCCATATGTTCGGCCCTTCCCATCTGGAAAAACTGCATGAGGAACTGAAGAACGGTGGTATGACCGAATACTGTGACCTCCTCTCGCTAACAGGTTATTCCAACATCAGGAACATGTGCCTTTTCATCCCGCATATCATGAACTCAGATGTTGCGCTTCTGATCGATGACGATGAGGTCTTTGAAGACCCGCAATTCATATCCAAGGCAAAGGAATTCATCGGAAACCATCATGATGGGAAGCTTATCAATGCCATCGCCGGTTACTACCTCCAGCCAGACGGAGATTACCTTGTTGGTGCTCCTGACAGCCCCTGGACCAGATACTGGAACAAGAATGCCTGTATGAATGAAGGTTTTGAACAGGTAATAGGCACATCCCCACGGCTTAAGGAAACTCCTTTCGTATTTGGAGGAAATATGGTCATCCACCGGGACCTGTTCATGGAAGTCCCATTCGACCCCATGGTACCGCGAGGGGAAGATATTGATTATCTTATGAATGCCAGGATGTTCGGCCATTCATTCTTCCTGGATAACGAACTTGCCATCAAGCACATCCCCCCTGCTAAGTCCCACCCGACATGGAAGCGGGTGCGAGAAGACATTTACAGGTTCGTCTATGAGCGGGCGAAGCTAATGAGCCAGAAAAAGACCGATGGGATGACAATATTATCTGTAGAAGATATGGGTTGTTATCCCGGAAATTTCCTTGGTGATGATCTTGAGGAAAAGATAGCAAATGCTTGCAGGCTCCTCTCTGAAGAGTATCTTGGTAAGGGCGATGCGGTTGGAAGCAAGGAAGCCCTCAGGAACATCGAGCTTTCACTCGACGATGCGATACCCGACCTTGAACCCTTCGGCCATCTTTGCCAGCTGCAAAAGAGATGGAGCGAACTGATGCTGTATACAGATGAGAGAGAAGGGCTGGATTCGATCATCGATGGTGCTTTGTAA
- a CDS encoding AzlC family ABC transporter permease: MSQQSESLFTSALKTTLPVFLGYIPLGMAFGFLLEGAGYHWIYAPLMSIFIYAGAGQFIAVALLAAGAGLTEFGITTLLINLRHSFYGLSLLEKFSGVGKIKAYLIFALTDETYALLTTTKAPDEGSKGKFYFYITVLDHSYWILGSVLGAVLGSVLDLRLEGMTFVLTTLFVVLTIEQYHASRSRFPFMAAMGAGIISLMLFSPENMLLFSIFIGTLILIAHERFVQEDRDIGNIVDQNPDQEEIP, translated from the coding sequence ATGAGTCAGCAGAGTGAAAGTCTCTTCACAAGTGCCCTCAAGACAACGCTACCGGTCTTCCTGGGATATATCCCATTAGGTATGGCTTTTGGCTTCCTTCTCGAAGGAGCCGGCTACCACTGGATATATGCACCCTTGATGAGCATCTTCATCTATGCCGGTGCAGGCCAGTTCATTGCAGTTGCATTGCTGGCAGCCGGTGCAGGCCTCACAGAATTTGGCATTACCACACTGCTGATCAATCTCAGGCATTCTTTCTACGGCCTGTCTTTGCTGGAAAAGTTCTCCGGTGTCGGAAAGATCAAAGCTTACCTCATCTTCGCCCTTACCGATGAGACTTATGCTCTTCTTACAACCACCAAAGCCCCGGACGAAGGGTCAAAGGGAAAGTTCTACTTTTACATAACTGTGCTTGACCACTCATACTGGATCCTGGGTTCGGTCCTTGGAGCTGTACTTGGTTCAGTACTTGATCTCCGCCTGGAAGGAATGACCTTTGTGCTTACTACACTGTTCGTGGTGCTGACCATTGAGCAGTACCATGCTTCAAGGTCCCGTTTTCCGTTCATGGCAGCCATGGGTGCAGGTATCATTTCACTGATGCTCTTCAGTCCTGAAAACATGTTGCTGTTCTCAATTTTCATCGGCACCCTCATCCTGATAGCACATGAAAGGTTCGTCCAGGAAGACCGTGATATCGGAAATATTGTAGATCAGAACCCTGATCAGGAGGAGATCCCATAA
- a CDS encoding calcium/sodium antiporter — MYELLILLIGLAGLMLGAELIIKAALTIAEHYKISHAFIGLTLLTLGTNLPELVISVTGSIQRSMGTETSGLIIGDSIGSCFGQICITMGVVGMFGVLTLTKRELSRDGVMMLVSVALLFLTGLDGTLSRTDGLIFIGAYAVYFFLLYREEEVHQKFKSAPPLYFTRTILSISAGFAILILSSYAVLNNALYLADMWGISQSFIGIVLIGLGTSLPELALSWSSIRKRAVNLSVFNLIGSNIFDILFTLGVGSLISSFTVSEALVRFDIPALFFVSLLVLLFFRRHMQLKKNEAFVLIMLYVLYIGVKIYSL; from the coding sequence ATGTACGAACTCTTAATTCTACTGATAGGACTTGCAGGCCTGATGTTAGGAGCTGAACTTATCATCAAAGCAGCCCTGACCATCGCAGAACACTACAAGATCTCACATGCGTTTATCGGTCTTACACTACTAACTCTGGGAACCAACCTGCCGGAGCTTGTCATTAGCGTGACCGGTTCCATCCAGCGATCAATGGGAACCGAGACATCCGGACTTATCATTGGTGATTCAATAGGATCCTGCTTTGGCCAAATATGCATAACAATGGGCGTTGTCGGTATGTTTGGGGTTCTGACCTTAACAAAACGTGAACTTTCCAGGGACGGAGTGATGATGCTCGTCTCCGTTGCTCTTCTGTTCCTGACAGGACTGGATGGCACACTTAGCCGGACAGACGGCCTGATCTTTATTGGAGCTTATGCAGTCTATTTTTTCCTGTTATACAGGGAAGAAGAGGTCCACCAGAAATTCAAGAGTGCTCCGCCATTATACTTTACACGGACGATCCTTTCTATTAGTGCCGGTTTTGCCATCCTCATACTATCGTCCTATGCAGTTCTCAATAACGCACTATACCTGGCAGATATGTGGGGGATCTCACAATCCTTCATAGGGATAGTACTCATCGGACTTGGAACTTCCCTCCCGGAGCTTGCACTTTCCTGGAGCAGTATCAGGAAAAGGGCCGTCAACCTCTCCGTGTTCAACCTGATCGGAAGCAATATATTCGACATACTGTTCACCCTTGGAGTAGGCAGTCTGATAAGCAGCTTTACCGTAAGTGAAGCTCTGGTAAGATTTGACATTCCAGCCTTGTTCTTCGTTTCACTTCTAGTTTTGTTGTTCTTCAGAAGGCATATGCAATTGAAAAAGAATGAGGCGTTTGTGTTGATAATGCTTTATGTGCTTTATATTGGCGTGAAGATCTATAGTCTGTGA
- a CDS encoding branched-chain amino acid transporter permease — protein MEDPAHLLVVTAVVAVATFATRAIPFVFFNTRAPPQILSTIEKNLPPMILLLLVIYCLKDVQWLCAPYGVPEIFTITAVMALHFWKRNAMLSIFAGTGLYMMLVQLDVFSILFG, from the coding sequence ATGGAAGATCCGGCACATTTACTAGTCGTTACAGCAGTAGTAGCAGTGGCAACCTTTGCGACAAGGGCTATTCCTTTTGTATTCTTTAATACGCGAGCTCCCCCGCAGATCCTCTCCACCATCGAGAAGAACCTTCCCCCGATGATCCTCCTGCTGCTCGTGATCTACTGCCTGAAGGATGTACAGTGGCTTTGTGCTCCATACGGAGTCCCGGAGATATTCACAATAACAGCTGTAATGGCCCTGCACTTTTGGAAACGCAATGCAATGCTCAGCATCTTTGCAGGAACAGGGCTGTATATGATGCTGGTGCAGTTGGATGTTTTTTCAATTCTATTTGGATAA
- a CDS encoding cytochrome c3 family protein — MSQGFQLSRIFTNISGKTLSKHCTVAIVLVMVSVLCIMAVNVAFAVEETGTESGFESCQPCHADIITNFSSSLHYTGSGMKGEYEKGAAGEFGIDMHTFYEERGCSACHASSCTSCHTVEGGHGGDITIETCDQCHFKKQTSYFQGELPAHKDVAPNPDVHYEKELECTDCHTAEEVHGDGVAYESQMEAVKVTCAECHTDPEKEVNGMAVTQYYPDSPAHSIHEGKLDCSACHSGWVITCENCHLETGQLDRIDVSKFHLARSVEGTIKPFINMTASYNNSTHTAFAEWVPHTTTTEAKDCEFCHENTEIFVGENDGVILGAGGSFLSQETINRIAEAPIEEESDSEDTPGLVPYLAIIGILAVYLLMKRK, encoded by the coding sequence ATGAGCCAGGGGTTTCAACTAAGCAGAATATTCACCAATATTTCCGGAAAGACATTATCCAAACATTGTACAGTAGCTATCGTTCTTGTAATGGTCTCGGTCTTATGCATCATGGCAGTAAATGTTGCTTTTGCTGTCGAGGAAACAGGAACGGAATCTGGCTTTGAAAGTTGTCAGCCCTGTCATGCAGACATTATCACCAATTTTTCTTCTTCACTCCACTACACCGGCAGCGGTATGAAAGGAGAATATGAGAAAGGTGCAGCAGGCGAATTTGGAATTGACATGCACACCTTCTATGAGGAAAGAGGCTGTTCTGCTTGCCATGCATCCTCCTGTACATCATGTCACACAGTCGAAGGAGGACATGGTGGCGACATTACTATAGAAACCTGTGACCAGTGTCACTTCAAGAAGCAGACCTCATATTTCCAGGGAGAATTACCTGCACACAAGGATGTAGCTCCCAATCCGGATGTCCACTATGAAAAGGAACTGGAATGCACCGATTGCCATACAGCAGAAGAGGTCCATGGTGATGGGGTTGCATACGAGTCACAGATGGAAGCTGTGAAAGTGACCTGTGCGGAATGCCACACGGACCCTGAAAAGGAGGTTAATGGCATGGCCGTTACACAATATTACCCTGATAGTCCTGCACACAGCATACATGAAGGCAAACTCGACTGCTCAGCCTGCCATTCCGGCTGGGTCATCACATGTGAGAACTGCCATCTTGAAACAGGTCAGCTGGATAGGATAGATGTTAGCAAGTTCCACCTTGCAAGATCAGTTGAAGGAACCATCAAACCATTCATCAACATGACCGCATCCTACAACAATTCTACACATACGGCATTTGCTGAATGGGTCCCTCACACAACCACCACCGAAGCAAAGGATTGTGAATTCTGCCATGAGAACACTGAGATATTCGTTGGTGAAAATGACGGAGTGATACTCGGTGCCGGTGGATCGTTCCTTTCACAGGAGACTATTAACAGGATTGCTGAAGCTCCTATCGAGGAGGAAAGTGATAGTGAGGATACCCCAGGTTTAGTTCCTTATTTAGCAATTATAGGAATACTGGCTGTTTATTTGTTGATGAAACGGAAGTGA
- a CDS encoding DUF61 family protein, with product MSGRLPDPDDSGIMRWMRLEVGKINKEIVAERKTLSQLLKEEIPSSKTKGGNEHLFDKKVLTLLEEQLPAELHGKLRLPILFFLDNRVTDSSFLNDETAARSLQILGELSKFRSFSKGRLWVGKSIAYSIMRKYPIVVQIVMG from the coding sequence ATGTCAGGAAGACTGCCGGATCCGGATGACTCCGGTATCATGAGATGGATGAGGTTGGAGGTGGGCAAGATCAACAAGGAGATCGTTGCTGAGAGAAAAACCCTTTCTCAGTTGCTTAAGGAGGAGATACCATCCTCAAAGACAAAGGGTGGTAATGAGCATTTATTTGATAAAAAAGTACTAACTCTTCTTGAAGAGCAACTACCAGCAGAGCTTCATGGAAAGCTTCGCCTCCCTATTCTTTTCTTTCTCGACAACCGTGTGACAGACAGTAGTTTTCTTAATGATGAGACTGCTGCCAGATCCCTGCAGATCCTGGGGGAACTAAGCAAGTTCCGCAGTTTTAGTAAAGGAAGGCTCTGGGTTGGTAAGAGCATTGCCTATTCTATCATGCGAAAGTATCCCATTGTAGTGCAGATCGTAATGGGATGA
- a CDS encoding DUF1638 domain-containing protein produces MPSLYLVSCRMFEDELVNIFEGEDEKTHLLLVENENIEGIEKKLDEVSLDYEKVSLEDVASKLGPPDDFVVVLHLLEFALDADPDLLKDKVYMTIEENGELFDGVLVFYGLCGNVLGTIESDFHHLGIPVRILKDAEGNIVDDCICAAFGNRSAYVEAMSGEERGTGTYFLTPMQAANWKEMLVLAKLTPDPDNVEMTKMVFDYSGYKHVGKVDTGLCYEKKFDETVDEFASRFDFEKKLFEGSTKVADQCYHSIKKEIIG; encoded by the coding sequence ATGCCATCACTATACCTTGTGTCCTGTCGTATGTTCGAAGATGAGCTTGTAAATATATTCGAAGGAGAAGACGAAAAGACCCATTTGTTATTGGTCGAGAACGAAAATATTGAAGGAATTGAAAAGAAGCTGGATGAGGTTTCTTTGGACTACGAAAAAGTATCACTTGAAGATGTAGCTTCAAAGCTCGGTCCGCCGGATGATTTCGTGGTTGTCCTGCATCTTCTGGAGTTCGCGCTGGATGCTGATCCTGATCTTCTCAAGGATAAGGTGTACATGACCATCGAGGAAAATGGAGAACTATTTGACGGTGTGCTGGTATTTTACGGTCTTTGTGGCAATGTGCTTGGAACGATAGAATCTGATTTTCATCACCTCGGAATCCCGGTTCGGATCCTTAAAGATGCTGAAGGTAACATCGTGGACGATTGTATCTGTGCTGCATTCGGGAACAGGAGTGCTTATGTTGAAGCCATGTCCGGTGAAGAAAGAGGCACAGGCACATACTTCCTAACCCCCATGCAGGCTGCTAACTGGAAAGAAATGCTCGTTCTTGCAAAATTAACTCCTGATCCGGATAATGTCGAAATGACAAAAATGGTATTTGATTACTCTGGTTACAAACATGTCGGAAAAGTGGATACCGGCCTGTGCTATGAAAAGAAGTTCGATGAGACAGTTGATGAATTTGCATCCCGGTTCGATTTTGAAAAGAAGTTATTTGAAGGATCCACAAAAGTAGCAGATCAATGCTATCATTCCATCAAAAAAGAGATCATTGGCTGA
- the thrC gene encoding threonine synthase, which translates to MKLYSTNLNAEEVNFETALITGLAPDKGLYMPKTLPHFSEEDLVALKDEEYPEIAFQLLKKILEGEIDEESLKAITYDAYDYEVPLEEVNENTYIMRLDRGPTASFKDFAARMMARLMQFYLKKENKELTILTATSGDTGSAVAHAFYGLDNIKVIVLFPETEVSDRQRKQMTTLNKNISALAIDGKFDDCQAMVKQAFADSELKHLNLSSANSINIGRLVPQTLYYFYSYLKLRNYPEEIIFSIPSGNFGNMMGCVLAKNMGVPIKKIIASVNENDEVPGFLNSGEYEKIVPSKNCISNAMNVGHPSNLARLIAIYGGEMDEQGNINKLPDMDRLNGDIYSTSVTDEETKAVVKEFFEEHNICIEPHGAVGIKGLMDYRASTNDNTLAVTLETAHPAKFPAEVMSAIGIEPEPPQSLKEIEGREEHMEFLDTDYEKFKSYLKERLE; encoded by the coding sequence ATGAAACTCTACAGCACTAATCTCAACGCAGAAGAAGTAAATTTTGAAACTGCACTCATCACAGGTCTTGCTCCCGACAAAGGCCTTTACATGCCAAAGACTCTTCCACATTTCTCTGAAGAGGATCTCGTAGCCTTAAAGGACGAAGAGTATCCTGAGATCGCTTTCCAGCTGCTTAAAAAGATACTTGAGGGCGAGATCGATGAGGAATCTCTCAAAGCGATAACCTATGATGCTTATGACTATGAAGTACCACTGGAAGAGGTAAATGAGAACACATACATAATGAGGCTTGACCGGGGTCCAACTGCATCCTTCAAGGACTTTGCAGCCCGTATGATGGCAAGGCTCATGCAGTTCTATCTCAAGAAGGAGAACAAGGAGCTGACCATACTTACAGCAACTTCCGGAGATACAGGAAGTGCAGTTGCTCATGCATTCTATGGTCTTGACAACATCAAGGTCATCGTACTGTTCCCTGAAACAGAGGTCTCAGACCGCCAGAGAAAGCAGATGACTACCCTTAACAAGAACATTTCTGCACTGGCAATAGACGGAAAGTTCGATGACTGCCAGGCAATGGTCAAGCAGGCGTTTGCAGACAGTGAGCTCAAACACCTGAACCTTTCATCAGCAAATTCCATTAACATAGGCCGTCTGGTTCCACAGACACTCTATTACTTCTATTCCTACCTGAAGCTGAGGAATTACCCTGAGGAGATCATATTCTCCATACCATCAGGCAACTTCGGTAACATGATGGGCTGTGTGCTGGCAAAGAACATGGGCGTGCCTATCAAAAAGATAATCGCTTCTGTTAACGAGAACGATGAGGTCCCGGGTTTCCTTAATTCCGGCGAATATGAAAAGATCGTTCCTTCAAAGAACTGCATCTCAAACGCAATGAACGTTGGTCACCCAAGCAACCTTGCCAGGCTCATCGCGATCTATGGCGGGGAAATGGATGAGCAGGGCAATATCAACAAGCTTCCTGACATGGACAGATTGAACGGTGATATCTATTCAACGTCTGTTACCGACGAAGAAACCAAAGCAGTGGTCAAAGAGTTCTTCGAGGAGCACAACATCTGTATTGAGCCTCATGGTGCTGTTGGCATTAAGGGCCTGATGGATTATCGTGCAAGCACCAATGACAACACGCTTGCAGTGACACTGGAAACTGCTCATCCTGCAAAGTTCCCTGCAGAAGTAATGTCTGCTATCGGAATTGAGCCAGAACCTCCTCAGAGTCTGAAAGAGATCGAGGGAAGAGAGGAACACATGGAATTCCTGGATACGGATTATGAGAAGTTCAAGAGTTATTTGAAGGAAAGGCTTGAGTGA
- a CDS encoding S8 family serine peptidase translates to MSLNSWKITVLTVCLLITGMVIPVSAFAPSINAQYDIYDELTVEMPDNELYVHDEIIVKFSPGVSEEKIANINARNGAKVKYTSQYAGFKVLKIPENRNAEKMVEMYSKNPNVEYAVPNAIMTAFAVNDPYYHYQWNLHSTYGINVEPAWEITTGDGVVVAILDTGVAQNAPDLEDTNFVSGYDFINRDNDPSDDHSHGTHVAGTIAQSTNNGIGVAGVAYDCSIMPVKVLGADGSGNLAQLVEGIYFATDNGADVISMSLGYPPRYYPGVALDNALEYADEKGVTIVAAAGNDGTRFISYPAAYDKCIAVGATGYDGNLAPYSNYGPGLDVVAPGGNTGQDLNNDEYGDGILQNTFDPSTQVFSYYFFQGTSMATPHVSGVAALLISQGASNDEVRTALESTAMDLGKNGWDTAYGYGLIDAKAALDSLNAVPLENIAPTASINAPYSGVVGEAIAFDGSGSSDSDGSIVSYDWNFGDGGTGSEIAPTYTYDSVGSYTATLTVTDNNGAQDTDYAQITITAADTTKEQMHISSITMNTVQNKVRNSPFVYAEATVTVVNETGYPVENAVVTGQWTGSANNIDFGPTGEFGDVTLSSDNVRLKRDALTFTFTVNDVTCLGYEWNVSSSTLESTIGYI, encoded by the coding sequence ATGAGTTTAAACAGTTGGAAAATTACTGTATTGACCGTTTGTTTATTGATCACAGGGATGGTGATCCCCGTCTCTGCATTCGCTCCATCGATCAATGCTCAATATGATATTTATGATGAACTGACCGTAGAAATGCCAGATAATGAACTATACGTACATGACGAGATTATTGTCAAGTTCAGTCCCGGTGTTTCAGAGGAAAAGATCGCAAACATAAATGCCAGAAACGGGGCTAAAGTAAAATACACAAGCCAGTATGCCGGTTTCAAGGTGCTGAAGATTCCTGAGAACAGGAACGCTGAAAAGATGGTAGAGATGTACAGTAAGAATCCAAATGTGGAATATGCTGTCCCAAATGCTATCATGACTGCTTTTGCTGTGAATGATCCATATTACCACTACCAGTGGAATTTGCACAGTACATATGGGATCAATGTTGAACCTGCATGGGAAATTACCACTGGCGATGGTGTTGTCGTAGCTATACTTGATACCGGAGTTGCCCAAAATGCTCCTGACCTCGAAGACACAAACTTCGTTTCTGGATACGATTTCATAAATCGAGATAATGATCCAAGCGATGATCACTCCCATGGAACCCACGTTGCAGGAACCATTGCACAAAGTACCAACAATGGAATTGGGGTAGCAGGAGTTGCATATGATTGCTCCATCATGCCCGTAAAAGTGCTTGGTGCTGACGGAAGTGGAAACCTTGCTCAGTTGGTGGAGGGAATATACTTTGCAACCGATAATGGTGCAGATGTTATAAGCATGAGTCTTGGTTACCCACCTAGGTATTACCCTGGTGTGGCCTTAGACAATGCACTTGAATATGCAGACGAAAAGGGTGTTACCATTGTAGCTGCTGCAGGTAATGACGGAACACGTTTCATTAGCTACCCTGCTGCTTACGATAAATGTATTGCAGTCGGAGCAACCGGTTATGATGGAAACTTAGCACCATATTCGAATTATGGACCAGGACTTGATGTGGTAGCACCTGGTGGTAATACAGGACAGGACCTGAACAACGATGAATATGGAGACGGCATACTTCAGAACACTTTTGACCCAAGCACCCAGGTATTTAGTTACTACTTCTTCCAGGGTACTTCCATGGCAACACCACATGTTTCAGGTGTTGCAGCTTTATTGATATCTCAGGGTGCTTCCAACGATGAAGTTAGAACTGCACTTGAATCAACTGCAATGGATCTTGGAAAAAACGGCTGGGACACAGCCTATGGATATGGTCTTATTGATGCAAAGGCTGCACTGGACTCTCTGAACGCTGTACCTCTTGAGAATATAGCTCCAACTGCTTCTATAAATGCTCCATACAGTGGTGTTGTAGGAGAAGCAATAGCATTTGATGGGTCTGGATCGAGCGATTCTGATGGATCAATCGTTTCCTATGACTGGAACTTTGGAGATGGTGGCACAGGCAGCGAAATTGCTCCAACATATACATACGATTCGGTTGGAAGCTATACAGCAACGCTCACAGTAACGGACAATAATGGTGCACAGGACACAGATTATGCTCAGATCACTATTACTGCTGCAGATACTACAAAAGAACAAATGCACATCAGTAGCATAACAATGAACACTGTCCAAAACAAAGTGCGTAATAGTCCTTTTGTCTATGCTGAAGCAACCGTGACAGTTGTAAATGAAACAGGATATCCTGTGGAAAATGCTGTAGTTACAGGACAATGGACTGGAAGTGCTAACAACATTGACTTTGGTCCAACCGGAGAATTTGGGGATGTAACATTATCTTCAGACAATGTTAGATTAAAGAGAGATGCCTTAACATTTACTTTCACTGTAAATGACGTTACTTGTCTTGGATATGAATGGAATGTTTCGTCCTCCACATTGGAGAGTACAATAGGATATATCTAA
- a CDS encoding GTPase, with product MANYKLMVQDVIKKADVLLEVVDARFPDETRNSEVERNVKRSRKPLIIVLSKCDLVSKETLEKSKSRLSKIAPTVFVSSKERYGTTMLRHKILEVADIQGREILIGCLGYPNTGKSSVINGVVGKGKTSTSSISGHTKGVQLVKAGSRIVFIDTPGVIPFDENDEYRQGLLGVKDATHLDDLEGVAMKIIENACEKNKHALEEFYKIEIRNENAYEILELIGLKLNYLKKKGEIDEIRAAVRIINDWQQGKLLI from the coding sequence ATGGCAAACTACAAGTTGATGGTACAGGATGTAATAAAAAAGGCCGATGTCCTTCTCGAAGTAGTGGACGCCCGCTTCCCGGATGAGACACGGAACAGTGAGGTAGAGCGCAATGTCAAACGTTCACGCAAACCATTGATAATAGTGCTCAGCAAATGCGACCTTGTCTCAAAGGAAACGCTTGAGAAATCCAAATCCCGCCTTTCAAAGATCGCACCTACGGTCTTCGTTTCCAGCAAGGAAAGGTATGGCACCACCATGCTGAGACATAAGATCCTTGAAGTTGCCGACATACAGGGACGCGAGATCCTCATCGGATGTCTTGGTTATCCAAACACCGGAAAATCCTCGGTGATCAACGGAGTGGTGGGGAAAGGAAAGACCAGCACATCATCCATATCCGGACACACTAAGGGGGTACAGCTTGTAAAAGCTGGCTCACGCATTGTTTTTATTGACACTCCGGGAGTCATACCTTTTGACGAGAATGACGAGTACAGGCAGGGCCTTCTTGGAGTAAAAGATGCCACACATCTGGATGATCTTGAGGGAGTGGCCATGAAGATCATCGAGAATGCATGTGAAAAGAACAAGCATGCCCTTGAAGAGTTCTATAAGATCGAGATCAGGAACGAGAATGCTTACGAAATCCTTGAGCTCATAGGGTTGAAATTAAATTATCTTAAGAAAAAAGGCGAAATCGATGAGATAAGGGCTGCTGTAAGGATCATCAATGACTGGCAACAGGGGAAATTATTGATCTAA